The segment TGAGGGTCGCCTCCGAATAAAAATGTCTtcgaaatataatattaaaaacgaAGTTCATTAATAATGGACTCATTTTGTTCAATACGCCTGTTTGTAGCTTCGTTTGGTTACAGAATTATAATTCAAAgctatgaaaaacaaaaatttcggaagtgggaATAGAAATTAAGCAGACCAATTAGCCGAGATTCTacgcctttttttttaggattcaagtagaaattgtgagttatagtcccaaagttatttatacaatagaacAATATCAGAAAAGGCGATTAGGACAAAattatttgggttcagaactcattactcaggatggctgcctggtcgtgtggttttcgcgttggactgtcgtttagatttatcgatggtccagggctcaaaccctgctcgctccaatctcccgtcgtcctgcgggaggtttggactaggaagtaattatgttcaactccgaaggaacatccgaaatttataaaacattttacaaacatttttactctTATACTTAAACATTTCTTATTAATTCCATATTTTCATgaacaaattctttttttttacaaaattacgAAAAATTCATACGctattacataaactctgtcgccatatttgactattgtgttttaaaacgtcatgttttcgtcgGAATGTGGGGGGTGGGAAGGGGCGGTAGAGTAAAAATGATTAATCATGTTAGTCttcaccttttttaaaactattgctGATGAttacatttggcattaaagaataggatGAAGGTAACATACAGCAGgcatagaattatttttttttgtaaaaaaaaaatgtgtaatttctTCACTAAAATACAAACGAACAAGTCTTGGTCTGCtcgctgtgtgtatgtgtgtgtgtgtgggggggggggtagtgatTGCATTCATTGCCCCTCCCACCTAGTACCTCTTTcgttttatatttacaaatttattaaatttcagATTAGTATACAAAAGGGGTTAAAATATGAataagtagcttatattatatagatattcaactaactTTGCTCACACGCTATGGTTTCTGCTTAACAATTGGACCACCCCCGCCACTCAAAGGGTTAAAATAGGGAGGACAGTTGATTCACTtgccctccctcccccccccccccaccgaatcAGCCAAGATGCCTGAGGTGAGTGAcggaacataaaaattatataaatgtttaaaataattttgttatgaAATCAAGATTtctgcatttataaaaatgtcccccccccccacaccaaatcggccaacatattcttataataatataaatagctAGTATGCATTATAGAATTCGTAtgcaaattgtgtgatttctctaTTAAAATTCGtccgcaaccccccccccctttttttcggAGGGGTGGCGGTTCGGCCGAAATGGAGGTGGAGGGGGGAAATTGGGGGAGGTATTCTAAAAATAGACAGACTAacaagtaaacaaaatattgcagattaaaaacaaaacaaaacaaatttaatccAGCGTGACTCATtgctaatttattttacttaattgtggttaaaaaaaaacaaacggtCAGATTTTTTCGCACACGTAATAATAGGCATTGGTGCATACGTTATCTGCCAGGTAGGTTTCTTTTTGCCAGTAATGAGCGCAGTCCTGATTATCGAAATTATTTGGTTGACCTggggggggaaaaaaacaactgcacaTGTTATTGTTTACCAAAAATGACGTCACATCTAATCTAGAAAGAAGAGGAGAACGAAGACACAGTGTGAGATGGCGGACGAGATTGAAAGACAGAAGGAGAGGAAAAAATGAGATTCATCgcaaaagagaaatagaaatagagcGTGATTGAGTGAGAAATTCATTATAAGAGACTTCAATTTCTTTGCCagatttttttagaaagtagCCAACATTGctaggtacaaaaaaaatatactttgcACTAAAGTTAAAAttgatatctaaaaaaaatgaaataatttatacTAGTCCACCGgcagcgtagcatacgcccATATTTTGCATGTCCGGtcttaggtcactgcaacctatgcgaccacagtaggcccccactttcaaaggatccgcacgtttataggacccgcgctaattcaaggtgtataaattattaaattaaaccattttataacttataacagatttccctcgccctcctgtcgatttacaaggagctcctggaaatctcctgaaattgcaaaatatacaaaaaaagtctttaaaatataaggaaatatattgaaaaaaatttgtattttggggtgtcattcaatatggaaaacgcaaaTCCTATGGGCGATAAATAAAatcggcattatgcattagccgtaattgtgtaattcggtgaaagaagcttattgagcctcaaactaatgaagaatttatTGAAGTCAACAactctcaaagatagattgaaacatttggtaattctttctattgagcgggatctatgtaggaaacagaactatcatgatatactgtatgactttgctacacgcaaagctcgtaaagtaattctgtacgtagtaaagaatgaataaaatgcatagacgaatttattttctaatttaaactcttaaatttcacttattggccgcttccctacccaaacttggcccagaGAAATCCGTttcaatgcttaagtccggccctgctatttagtgtttgcaAAAtgattgtttgtaaaaaaatttacatatttcggatgttccttcagagttgaagatagtttactttttagtccaaatctcccgcaagacgaaggggggtggtagcgggcagggtttgacagtccagcgcgcagccatccgtagcgacgtgttctcccccccccccttttttgttatttcgtggggtgactccgcagaaataagagagtgatctttcctttaatcctactactcgtttaaactgttgacgGAAGAAGAAAATTACATATgtagattatcttatcttatcttatataatacagacattacttcaaaaaggaagattatattaattatactCCGATATCTTTTAAAACATCTGACTGTGAAATATTCTGATGCCTAGGCTGATGAGCTGAATTATAATATTCTTTAATCTAATTAATCTCTGCTGTAAGATTTTTGGGACATGTCGTTTCCTGAAGCTGATAGTAAGATCAAACTGGGGTAGTAGCTTCAGCAAATTCTTTGACAGCAATCTAAAGCTCCTGCTTGGTGTGTACTAGAAGGGCGTATTTATCTGCATGGAGAAGCTTTATGTGTAATAGTTGACTTATTTGATTTCAAATGTATTGGTATAATGTCTGTGGCATTTAACGTTTCGATGAATTAACAAttcccctttgcaacttctcgtgGGACTAAAGAGGCTAAACCTTGATGCACAGCCGTGGCCACAGGTTGGGCATTCGCAATCACAAAGCGCTGTACACTTCACTATTACTAGTGTATTTATCACAATTGTATGGATATAATCTAAGCAACGATGTTTATTACGGTACACAAATGTACACCTATCTCTTACAGATTGTCAAACTACTAATTAGCAAAATACGACAAAAAtgtgtcaatataaaaataataaatataaaaaaacattttctcatAATCTTAACATATGCGTGCATTTATTTTCATAAttggtttaaaattaaatacttgAAATGAATAATAGTACTCCTTACCGTCACTGAAATAGGTAGGTTGATAGCTCCACTGTGGGAGAATACTTCCATCATGCCACTTCCAGGTGCCTTCAGTTGCTATATCATCTAGACCCACCCAAATGTTTGCATTTAAAAGGCGTCCTTTCCTCCTCAGAATCTGCATTTTGTCAGCACTCTTGAAGACTCCGAGTCTTGCTCCACGATCTGTAATTTGAAGCAGAGAAACTCACTTCACATCTACACTATACCATTCTACATTTATGTATATCGATTGTTATAGCCACTGCATACATTTCCAGTTTTTAATAGGAATATAATATGACGAGGGTCtggaaagaaagaagaaaaaaaaacatttctaaataaTACATTTACATTATACAATAGTGTATACAATATAATACATTatacaactttaaaataaaataaattattcaaaaaaaaatatttacaaaatatcttaatcttatcttatcttatgtaatacagacgttacttcaaaaaagaagatgattacgtcctacgcgtcatgcatttagtcatgcatattaaccaatgacttaaattctgccaagtcactggttttcctggctagctcaggcaacccattccatgctctaatagcactagggaagtaggagtatttgtacaaatttgtcctagcatatgggacgaggaatgtgcctttatcttttgtgtctttcagagtattttattaaattttatctttgtaattgaagattatggttcagtgttttatgtataattactactttacttttgagtcttctgtcctgaagactttctaaatttagtgattttactaaaggtgttactctagtcaaatttgaatattcgtttgttatgaatctcactgctctattttgtgtctgttccagttaatgttttcttgagttgaggggtcccaaacggaggatgcatattctattattggcctaaccaaggttaaataacattttagttttatgttcttattttgatttatagaaatttcttttaaggTTAGGGCTTAAGCTCAAACCAAGTATCCAACGCGTGATCTTGACACGGGCAGCTCCATTGTACGAACGATGCAAGCAATTAGCGGACAATGTATAATTGACTAatgtatttatctttttattttcattatatagacatctagaactagatcttcaCTTTTGATTTAGAAATTTTtaaacgacagtctagcgcgcagccagtcatccgttgtgttttctcgtggactaatCCGCataaataagagagtgatctttcctttacttcttgtttaaactcttgagggaagaagagaattatatatatatagaagatatggaggcgcggtggcttagcggtaaggcgattggctttcgaaccgggagTCTCGGGtttgacgtggcaacgagctattggtctaagctGCCCATAGCTTGCGACGTCACATGTTAGTGTTCACGCCTTCTATATCGATTGTTCTCGGTTGAAATCCCAGAGAAGACTCCGATTTGATTTGAACGCCCATGAGTTCACCCAACTGGCATCTTAGAAGTGTGAAAGGGGTTGGTTGTGGTGGCCTAATGACAGCCTTTTTAACCTTACAACATACTCGAGCGTTACATCATCTGAcaccatagatcgcaagatctaaAAAAAGGTAACCTTTGATCTCTACcctacttattttatttttttacaaaccttgGCAATCTGCTTTGGCGCTTGGGAAGCTTTTGGCGTTAGTAGCCCAAAAAAGACACATTTTTGAATTGGAAAATCTTTCAACTGAAAATCCTGGTGACTTCCTGCACTTTACGTCTAACGTAGATACAACATATCTTTTGTTCCTCGCTTTGATGTAATCCATTTGTGGGCTCTTCCTTGATGATTTCCCTTGGATGCCTTCCACTTGTTGGCGCTTCCTTGATGACTTCCCTTGGATGCCTTCCACTTGTTGACGCTTTCTTGATGACTTCCCTTGGACGCCTTCCATTTGTTGACGCTTCCTTGATGACCTCCCTTGGATGCCTTCCACTTGGCCCTTCCTTGATGACCTCCCTTGCATGTCTTCCAATCGTTGACGCTTTCTCGTCGATTTCCAATTGATGCCTTCACCTTGGGTATTaaggtaataaaaaaatgtttgtaaaacatGTACACCTGTGACATAATTTCACTATCTTTTGTTAATGCTTTGTGTAATTAATCCGTTTATTGTGTTAACTGTCTAGGTTCATAATTAAAACAAGTACATTCATTTGAATTAGTTATACACATTGACTATTGTGTGGTACATTCTAATCTAGAATTATAAGAAAATGATCCTTTTTTGTTGTATTCTAGGGGTTAGGGGCGAGCCAATACTGTGAGATTGCATTTGTCAGTTCACTGTGTTCAGCTTATAAACGGGCCTGCTACAGCCTACAGTACAGTGGGTAATGTTTCGTTCCAGTGTATTGTGAAAGAAAGCAacaatttatattaaaacagAGGTTTGCAAAGAATTAGTGGAATTATTAGCTTTAtttaaaagttcccctttcagaccatgcgagatataattttttttggacagcgtttaacgagcagggtgtcatgtggccagcacaacgaccaaccgtctttacctTCCCCAACTTGCTTCAGATACCCATTAGTGTTAAGTAGACTAAAGGGGGccctaaaaatacaaaaattcaaatcccagtcttcagtaGGATTCGAAGTAAGAATCCCTGAATCGGAAGCCacgcgcttaaccactcagccaccccccccccatttatttaaagcttgtttatttttgaaagagtaaaattttataaataaatacataaataatggCAAGATGATCACCTGGTATCGTTAAGTTTAACTTAGATCTAAAAGCTAGTGATGATTGTTTAAATGTATGTAACAAAATACTATCTCTTCTCTGCCTGTAGTCCCTTGTGgtgcataggccaccaaccagcttctcTAGGCATCTAGGTACCTGGGAGAGTATCTCCAACTGTTCCCACAACTTGGCCATCCGCTTGGCCTCTGGttccaaatcgcggcgccatgtattcttgggccgtcccctcttcctctttccttgagGATTCCAAGTAAAAGCTTGTCTTGTATTGTTGGATACATGCTTTTGAATGCTGTGGCCTATCCATCTACAATGgtctgctgctttgttctttctGACAGTCACCTAtttgagatcttgtctggccagcggttgtgggcaaaatgtaataaaatttgtgGTGAAAATAGTGGTTAGCATTAGTAATAAAAGTGATGAAAGTAAGTGGTGAAATTTAGTAGTAAATATCAGTCGTTAAAattaatttggaaaaaaaaatattgtgttgGTTTC is part of the Biomphalaria glabrata chromosome 2, xgBioGlab47.1, whole genome shotgun sequence genome and harbors:
- the LOC106078316 gene encoding uncharacterized protein LOC106078316; this translates as MATLYIIYLGFIFIFLACVGEGINWKSTRKRQRLEDMQGRSSRKGQVEGIQGRSSRKRQQMEGVQGKSSRKRQQVEGIQGKSSRKRQQVEGIQGKSSRKSPQMDYIKARNKRYVVSTLDVKCRKSPGFSVERFSNSKMCLFWATNAKSFPSAKADCQGL